A single Deltaproteobacteria bacterium DNA region contains:
- the murD gene encoding UDP-N-acetylmuramoyl-L-alanine--D-glutamate ligase translates to MTTTLHYGPPYALEGLKVLVVGWGRSGQAAAKLCLREGASVKATDARESDAPADPALAAVELVLGRHEVEDFRQADLIVVSPGVPSGIPELRAAGEAGVPILGELELAASFFTGTPVVALTGTNGKSTTTALLGELFTAAGQKVFVGGNLGRPASEATLCGQRFDAIVLEVSSFQLETVRHFHPRVAVVLNLTPDHLDRHGDMEGYAAAKARIFERCSAEAGDALVLNGDDAHTAAMAEAAPCATHLFVHGAGRPASASIEEGRVVFQAGDGAVERYRLENPALRGPHNEANAAAAVLAGRLMGLRPGAIELGLQRFGGLPHRLESVRTHGGVEWVNDSKATNVDSAVTGLSAFAAGVILVAGGRGKGASYAPLAAAGRGRLKAVLGIGEEGPALVEALREVTHGPAEIVGTLEAAVERARELSGAGETVLLSPACASYDQFPNYEVRGQRFRELVEALP, encoded by the coding sequence GTGACGACGACCCTCCACTACGGGCCGCCCTACGCCCTCGAGGGCCTGAAGGTGCTGGTGGTCGGCTGGGGCCGCTCCGGCCAGGCTGCGGCGAAGCTCTGCCTGCGCGAGGGCGCCAGCGTGAAGGCGACCGACGCGAGAGAGAGCGACGCGCCCGCCGATCCGGCGCTGGCGGCGGTCGAGCTCGTCCTCGGCCGGCACGAGGTCGAGGACTTCCGGCAGGCGGATCTGATCGTCGTCTCTCCCGGCGTCCCCTCGGGCATCCCCGAGCTTCGCGCCGCCGGCGAGGCCGGCGTGCCCATCCTCGGCGAGCTCGAGCTGGCGGCCTCCTTCTTCACCGGCACGCCGGTGGTCGCCCTCACGGGGACCAACGGCAAGTCGACGACCACGGCCCTCCTCGGGGAGCTCTTCACCGCGGCCGGCCAGAAGGTCTTCGTCGGTGGCAACCTCGGCCGGCCGGCCAGCGAGGCCACCCTCTGCGGGCAGCGCTTCGACGCCATCGTCCTGGAGGTCTCCAGCTTCCAGCTCGAGACCGTCCGGCACTTCCATCCGAGGGTGGCGGTGGTCCTCAACCTGACGCCCGATCACCTCGATCGTCACGGCGACATGGAGGGCTACGCGGCGGCCAAGGCCCGCATCTTCGAGCGCTGCAGCGCCGAGGCGGGCGACGCCCTCGTGCTGAACGGCGACGACGCCCACACCGCCGCCATGGCGGAGGCGGCGCCCTGCGCCACCCACCTCTTCGTCCACGGGGCCGGCCGCCCCGCCAGCGCCTCGATCGAGGAGGGCAGGGTGGTCTTCCAGGCCGGGGACGGCGCCGTCGAGCGCTACCGGCTGGAGAACCCCGCCCTGCGCGGACCCCACAACGAGGCCAACGCCGCCGCGGCGGTGCTGGCCGGGCGCCTGATGGGCCTGCGCCCCGGCGCGATCGAGCTGGGCCTGCAGCGCTTCGGCGGGCTGCCCCACCGCCTCGAGTCCGTCCGCACGCACGGCGGCGTGGAGTGGGTGAACGACTCCAAGGCCACCAACGTCGACAGCGCCGTCACCGGCCTCTCGGCCTTCGCCGCGGGCGTGATCCTCGTGGCCGGCGGGCGGGGCAAGGGCGCCTCCTACGCCCCCCTGGCGGCGGCCGGGCGCGGGCGCCTCAAGGCGGTGCTCGGCATCGGCGAGGAGGGGCCTGCCCTGGTCGAGGCCCTGCGCGAGGTGACCCACGGCCCGGCGGAGATCGTCGGCACCCTCGAGGCGGCGGTGGAGCGAGCCCGCGAGCTCTCGGGCGCGGGGGAGACCGTCCTGCTCTCCCCGGCCTGCGCCTCCTACGATCAGTTCCCGAACTACGAGGTCCGGGGTCAGCGCTTCCGCGAGCTGGTGGAGGCCCTCCCATGA
- the mraY gene encoding phospho-N-acetylmuramoyl-pentapeptide-transferase has translation MIYNLLYPYVDAWPLLNVLRYPSFRITMAGLTALMVSLFLGPWFIRQLRVAQHGKDTVREDTPESHQEKQGTPSMGGVLILISLLLGTLLWADLRSRLVWTVVMVTFSFGVIGFLDDWTKFRNKSKGLSGKMRLALEFGLAGLFLLIFNTDLDLTVVSEFPWVLVGYGIDTHVALPFVGTHLFNPDLGWLYPFLALGVIVGTANGTNLTDGLDGLAIGPSIVAAMTWLVLAYVAGTVLSGFNLAEYLYIPHIDGASELSVYCAALAGAGIGFLWYNTYPASVFMGDVGSLALGGGLGTLAILTKNELVSAIVHGLFLLEALSVIVQVGSFKLTGKRVFRMAPIHHHFELKGWQEPKIIVRAWVISIMFALIALAGLKLR, from the coding sequence ATGATCTACAACCTCCTCTACCCCTACGTGGACGCCTGGCCGCTCCTGAACGTCCTGCGCTACCCCTCCTTCCGGATCACCATGGCCGGCCTCACCGCCCTGATGGTCTCCCTCTTCCTGGGCCCCTGGTTCATCCGGCAGCTGCGGGTCGCTCAGCACGGCAAGGACACGGTCCGCGAGGACACCCCCGAGTCGCACCAGGAGAAGCAGGGCACCCCCTCGATGGGCGGCGTGCTCATCCTCATCTCCCTCCTCCTGGGGACCCTGCTCTGGGCCGACCTCCGCTCGCGGCTGGTCTGGACGGTGGTGATGGTGACCTTCTCCTTCGGGGTCATCGGCTTCCTCGACGACTGGACCAAGTTCCGCAACAAGTCCAAGGGCCTCTCGGGGAAGATGCGGCTGGCGCTGGAGTTCGGCCTCGCCGGGCTCTTCCTCCTGATCTTCAACACCGACCTCGATCTGACGGTGGTCTCCGAGTTCCCCTGGGTGCTGGTCGGCTACGGGATCGACACCCACGTGGCGTTGCCCTTCGTCGGCACGCACCTCTTCAACCCGGACCTCGGCTGGCTCTACCCCTTCCTCGCCCTCGGGGTGATCGTCGGCACCGCCAACGGCACGAACCTCACCGACGGCCTCGACGGCCTGGCCATCGGCCCCTCGATCGTCGCCGCCATGACCTGGCTGGTGCTGGCCTACGTCGCGGGCACCGTGCTCTCGGGCTTCAACCTCGCCGAGTACCTCTACATCCCGCACATCGACGGCGCCTCCGAGCTCTCGGTCTACTGCGCGGCCCTGGCCGGCGCTGGCATCGGCTTCCTCTGGTACAACACCTATCCCGCCTCGGTCTTCATGGGCGACGTGGGCTCCCTGGCCCTCGGCGGCGGGCTGGGCACGCTGGCCATCCTCACCAAGAACGAGCTGGTGAGCGCCATCGTCCACGGCCTCTTCCTGCTCGAGGCCCTCTCGGTGATCGTGCAGGTGGGCTCCTTCAAGCTCACCGGCAAGCGGGTCTTCCGGATGGCGCCCATCCACCACCACTTCGAGCTCAAGGGGTGGCAGGAGCCCAAGATCATCGTCCGGGCCTGGGTCATCTCCATCATGTTCGCGCTGATCGCGCTCGCGGGGTTGAAGCTGCGGTGA
- a CDS encoding UDP-N-acetylmuramoyl-tripeptide--D-alanyl-D-alanine ligase: MKRDGFTTSEVIDATGASHRAGEGSAAPATFAAVSTDTRSLSEGQLFVALEGERFDGHDFLATAAQGGATGAVVRAGHPKLADAPSALSLFLVPDTERALGDLARHHRRRFAGLPLVAITGSNGKTTTRALTAAALGASLGAGHATTGNLNNLIGVPLTLFSLGEAHAFSVVEMGMNAPGEIARLTEIAEPTLGLVTNAAGVHLEGLGSLEGVARAKAELYQGLPAGAVALANADDALLLPLAREAARTRGLALQTFGRAADADLRLLEVETLAGGRQRVTVRVGGAETLTFELGLLGSHNALNACAALAVARALGADLAAAAVALGAVEPVGRRLRRTTTRGGAILLDDCYNANLVSMGAALQTATALAALTPGGGGRVFAALGDMLELGPHAEAHHRELGALAARAGLEGLVAFGPLSASTAAAAREGGLEACQHTEEPAEAAAALGAAREGDVVLVKGSRGMRMERIVALLEEEVSA; encoded by the coding sequence TTGAAGCGAGACGGTTTCACGACGAGCGAGGTGATCGACGCCACCGGGGCCAGCCACCGGGCGGGCGAGGGCAGCGCTGCGCCCGCGACCTTCGCCGCGGTCTCCACCGACACCCGCAGCCTCTCGGAAGGCCAGCTCTTCGTCGCCCTCGAGGGCGAGCGCTTCGACGGTCACGACTTCCTCGCGACGGCCGCGCAAGGGGGCGCCACCGGCGCCGTGGTGCGCGCGGGGCACCCGAAGCTCGCCGACGCCCCCTCCGCCCTCTCCCTCTTCCTCGTCCCCGACACCGAGCGGGCGCTGGGTGACCTGGCCCGCCACCACCGGCGGCGCTTCGCCGGCCTCCCCCTGGTGGCCATCACCGGCAGCAACGGCAAGACAACCACCCGGGCCCTCACGGCGGCCGCCCTCGGCGCCAGCCTGGGGGCGGGGCACGCCACCACCGGCAACCTCAACAACCTCATCGGCGTCCCCCTCACCCTCTTCTCCCTCGGCGAGGCGCACGCCTTCTCGGTCGTGGAGATGGGGATGAACGCGCCCGGGGAGATCGCCCGGCTCACCGAGATCGCCGAGCCCACCCTGGGCCTGGTCACCAACGCCGCGGGCGTGCACCTCGAGGGGCTCGGCAGCCTCGAGGGCGTGGCCCGGGCCAAGGCCGAGCTCTACCAGGGCCTGCCCGCAGGCGCGGTGGCCCTCGCCAACGCCGACGACGCCCTGCTCCTGCCCCTGGCCCGGGAGGCCGCGCGGACGCGCGGGCTCGCGCTCCAGACCTTCGGCCGGGCCGCGGACGCCGACCTGCGCCTCCTGGAGGTGGAGACCCTCGCCGGCGGCCGCCAGCGGGTGACCGTCCGCGTCGGCGGCGCCGAGACCCTCACCTTCGAGCTCGGCCTCCTCGGCAGCCACAACGCCCTCAACGCCTGCGCCGCCCTGGCCGTGGCCCGGGCGCTCGGCGCCGACCTCGCCGCTGCGGCGGTGGCGCTCGGCGCGGTCGAGCCGGTGGGGCGCCGGCTGCGACGGACCACCACCCGCGGCGGGGCCATCCTGCTGGACGACTGCTACAACGCGAACCTCGTCTCGATGGGCGCCGCCCTCCAGACCGCCACCGCGCTGGCCGCGCTCACGCCCGGCGGCGGGGGTCGGGTCTTCGCCGCCCTCGGCGACATGCTCGAGCTGGGCCCGCACGCCGAGGCCCACCACCGTGAGCTGGGCGCGCTCGCCGCCCGGGCCGGGCTGGAGGGGCTGGTCGCCTTCGGTCCCCTCTCGGCCTCCACCGCCGCGGCCGCCCGGGAGGGCGGGCTCGAGGCCTGCCAACACACCGAGGAGCCCGCGGAGGCCGCCGCCGCGCTCGGCGCGGCGCGAGAGGGCGACGTGGTCCTGGTCAAGGGGAGCCGCGGGATGCGGATGGAGCGCATCGTCGCGCTGCTCGAGGAGGAGGTGAGCGCATGA
- a CDS encoding UDP-N-acetylmuramoyl-L-alanyl-D-glutamate--2,6-diaminopimelate ligase — translation MLLPDLMQGIEHRRLAGAEGSVLAGLEIGKVTTDSRAAGPGVGFFAVPGSQADGHDFLADALARGATLLALEREEAAPALSPDQAEGVAVLRVEDGRAALAEAAANLAGRPAERLPLVGITGTNGKTTVSWILESIARAAGRPSGLVGTVAFRFAGIERPATHTTPGPEILQPLLAEMVEAGTELAVLEVSSHALDQRRVEGCRFRAAVFTGLSRDHLDYHPDLESYFQAKARLFHEHLEPGAAAVVSLDGEWGRRLHTELAERGLEPVGTSATDEPAEGAAAFASEIRLGLEGIRATLHLPRTGALPIRSEMVGRHNLANLLSAAATAEALGISGEQIREGIAAFPGPPGRLQRVADPRAGTAPRHTFVDYAHTDDALLRVIEGLRLLSPPSARIVVVFGCGGDRDRGKRPLMAAAAARADRVVVTSDNPRSEDPEAIIAEILPGLPVGCEHQVEADRRRAIEQAAGLAGPGDVLLIAGKGHETYQLIGDRKLPFDDAKVAASALLTVAPESRSPVAPGTRGGGAEG, via the coding sequence GTGCTGCTCCCCGATCTCATGCAGGGAATCGAGCACCGGCGGCTGGCCGGGGCGGAGGGCTCCGTCCTCGCTGGCCTGGAGATCGGGAAGGTGACCACCGACTCGCGGGCCGCCGGCCCCGGCGTGGGCTTCTTCGCGGTCCCCGGCAGCCAGGCCGACGGCCACGACTTCCTCGCCGACGCCCTCGCCCGCGGCGCCACCCTCCTCGCCCTCGAGCGGGAGGAGGCGGCGCCGGCCCTCTCCCCCGATCAGGCCGAGGGGGTCGCGGTGCTGCGGGTCGAGGACGGCCGGGCGGCGCTGGCCGAGGCCGCGGCGAACCTGGCGGGCCGCCCCGCCGAGCGCCTGCCCCTGGTGGGCATCACCGGCACCAACGGCAAGACCACGGTCAGCTGGATCCTCGAGTCCATCGCCCGGGCCGCGGGTCGGCCCAGCGGGCTGGTCGGGACGGTCGCCTTCCGCTTCGCCGGGATCGAGCGCCCCGCGACCCACACCACCCCGGGGCCCGAGATCCTCCAGCCCCTCCTGGCCGAGATGGTCGAGGCGGGCACCGAGCTGGCCGTGCTCGAGGTCTCCTCCCACGCCCTGGATCAGCGCCGGGTCGAGGGCTGCCGCTTCCGGGCCGCGGTCTTCACCGGCCTCTCCCGCGATCACCTCGACTACCACCCGGATCTCGAGAGCTACTTCCAGGCCAAGGCGCGGCTCTTCCACGAGCACCTGGAGCCGGGGGCCGCCGCCGTCGTCTCCCTCGACGGTGAGTGGGGCCGCCGCCTCCACACCGAGCTCGCCGAGCGCGGGCTCGAGCCCGTCGGCACCAGCGCGACCGACGAGCCCGCCGAGGGCGCGGCGGCCTTCGCCTCCGAGATCCGCCTCGGCCTCGAGGGCATCCGCGCCACCCTCCACCTGCCGCGCACGGGCGCCCTGCCGATCCGCTCCGAGATGGTCGGCCGCCACAACCTCGCCAACCTCCTCTCGGCCGCCGCCACCGCCGAGGCCCTGGGGATCAGCGGCGAGCAGATCCGCGAGGGCATCGCCGCGTTCCCCGGCCCGCCCGGGCGCCTGCAGCGGGTCGCCGACCCCCGGGCCGGCACCGCGCCCCGCCACACCTTCGTCGACTACGCCCACACCGACGACGCCCTCCTCCGCGTCATCGAGGGGCTGCGCCTCCTCTCGCCGCCCTCCGCCCGGATCGTGGTGGTCTTCGGCTGCGGCGGCGACCGGGACCGGGGCAAGCGCCCCCTCATGGCCGCCGCCGCCGCGCGCGCCGACCGGGTGGTCGTCACCTCCGACAACCCCCGCAGCGAGGACCCCGAGGCGATCATCGCCGAGATCCTGCCGGGCCTGCCGGTCGGCTGCGAGCACCAGGTCGAGGCCGACCGCCGCCGCGCCATCGAGCAGGCCGCGGGCCTGGCCGGGCCGGGCGACGTCCTGCTCATCGCCGGCAAGGGGCACGAGACCTATCAGCTGATCGGAGACCGGAAGCTCCCCTTCGACGACGCGAAGGTGGCGGCCTCGGCCCTCCTCACCGTGGCCCCCGAGAGCCGCAGCCCTGTGGCGCCGGGGACACGCGGAGGAGGCGCGGAGGGCTGA
- a CDS encoding penicillin-binding transpeptidase domain-containing protein, with protein MARPAGKSRSRDGRKKADNRVALSWMRARVAIVGVVLSLGLIALAWRAVDLQVLQHERLSEMARSQTLREVVVQNQRARIEDRNGEALALSVDVESVAVDPSKLPDLPAAARQLARALHLDPSRVEARLSKGRYFSWVKRRIPPAEARAVEALGLPGVRLVGESRRFAPHRELAAQVLGFVGIDGKGLEGLELSLDGRLRGQRASASALRDARGRRLLQDDPFDEATASVGRVTLTLDRTIQWITERALQRAVKEAEAKAGMALVMDPQTGALLAMASYPTYNPNDAGASSRDSRRNRTITDVYEPGSTFKIFTLGAALEAGLVGPRTVIDTEGGAMRLAGRTIHDSHPEKTLTVSEILSTSSNIGAAKIGAMLGPDRLLDTLESLGFGRRSGIELPGEQTGIMFQRGKIGPVELATMSFGQGPAVTPLQVVTAASVVANGGNYFRPYLVSRIETADGEVIESGPRLERRVFSEATTQALTRMMEDVARPGGTGPRAAVPGFTVAGKTGTSQKPDPLIGGYSPDARVGSFVGFVPSKAPRLTILVVIDEPQGVKYGGVVAGPAFREIAEDSLRYLGVPATEPLPAVAEAAPEPAEEAPETMTALLPMGLVAPPEGKTLVPDARGMDLLRAIDLLAERKLEPRPSGSGIVLNQNPLPGTVAGPGTPVELVLAPRG; from the coding sequence ATGGCTAGGCCCGCCGGGAAGAGCCGCTCCAGGGACGGGCGGAAGAAGGCCGACAACCGGGTGGCCCTCTCCTGGATGCGGGCGAGGGTCGCGATCGTGGGGGTCGTGCTGAGCCTCGGCCTGATCGCCCTGGCCTGGCGGGCGGTGGACCTGCAGGTCCTCCAGCACGAGCGCCTCTCCGAGATGGCGCGCAGCCAGACGCTGCGCGAGGTCGTGGTCCAGAACCAGCGTGCCCGGATCGAGGATCGCAACGGCGAGGCCCTCGCCCTCTCGGTGGACGTCGAGTCGGTGGCGGTCGATCCGAGCAAGCTCCCCGACCTCCCGGCCGCGGCCCGCCAGCTGGCCCGGGCGCTCCACCTCGATCCCTCCCGGGTCGAGGCGCGCCTCTCGAAGGGGCGCTACTTCTCCTGGGTGAAGCGGCGCATCCCGCCGGCCGAGGCCCGCGCCGTCGAGGCCCTCGGGCTGCCGGGCGTTCGCCTGGTCGGCGAGTCGCGGCGCTTCGCGCCTCACCGGGAGCTGGCCGCGCAGGTCCTGGGCTTCGTCGGGATCGACGGCAAGGGCCTCGAGGGGCTCGAGCTCTCCCTCGACGGGCGCCTCCGCGGCCAGCGCGCCTCGGCCTCGGCGCTGCGGGACGCCCGGGGCCGCCGCCTGCTCCAGGACGATCCCTTCGACGAGGCCACCGCCTCGGTCGGCAGGGTGACCCTCACCCTCGATCGCACCATCCAGTGGATCACCGAGCGGGCGCTGCAGCGGGCGGTGAAGGAGGCCGAGGCCAAGGCGGGCATGGCCCTGGTGATGGATCCGCAGACCGGCGCGCTCCTGGCGATGGCCAGCTACCCCACCTACAACCCCAACGACGCCGGCGCCTCGAGCCGCGACAGCCGCCGGAACCGGACCATCACCGACGTCTACGAGCCGGGCTCCACCTTCAAGATCTTCACCCTCGGCGCGGCCCTCGAGGCGGGCCTGGTGGGACCGCGCACGGTCATCGACACCGAGGGCGGGGCGATGCGGCTCGCCGGCCGGACGATCCACGACAGCCACCCCGAGAAGACCCTCACCGTCTCCGAGATCCTCTCGACCTCCTCGAACATCGGCGCGGCGAAGATCGGCGCGATGCTCGGGCCCGACCGCCTCCTCGACACCCTCGAGTCCCTCGGCTTCGGCCGGCGCAGCGGGATCGAGCTCCCCGGCGAGCAGACCGGCATCATGTTCCAGCGCGGGAAGATCGGCCCGGTCGAGCTGGCGACCATGTCCTTCGGCCAGGGCCCGGCGGTCACCCCCCTGCAGGTGGTGACGGCGGCCTCGGTGGTCGCCAACGGCGGCAACTACTTCCGGCCCTACCTGGTCTCGCGGATCGAGACCGCCGACGGCGAGGTCATCGAGAGCGGCCCGCGCCTCGAGCGCCGGGTCTTCTCCGAGGCCACCACCCAGGCCCTGACCCGGATGATGGAGGACGTCGCCCGGCCCGGCGGCACCGGCCCGCGGGCCGCGGTGCCCGGCTTCACGGTCGCGGGCAAGACCGGCACCTCCCAGAAGCCCGACCCCCTGATCGGCGGCTACTCCCCCGACGCCCGGGTGGGCTCCTTCGTCGGCTTCGTCCCCTCGAAGGCGCCGCGCCTGACCATCCTGGTGGTCATCGACGAGCCGCAGGGCGTGAAGTACGGCGGCGTCGTCGCCGGCCCGGCCTTCCGCGAGATCGCCGAGGACAGCCTGCGCTACCTCGGCGTGCCGGCCACCGAGCCCCTCCCGGCGGTGGCCGAGGCCGCCCCGGAGCCCGCCGAGGAGGCCCCCGAGACCATGACCGCGCTCCTGCCCATGGGCCTGGTCGCGCCGCCCGAGGGCAAGACCCTCGTGCCCGACGCCCGGGGGATGGATCTGCTGCGGGCCATCGACCTCCTGGCCGAGCGCAAGCTCGAGCCGCGCCCCAGCGGCTCGGGCATCGTCCTGAACCAGAACCCCCTTCCGGGCACCGTGGCCGGACCGGGCACCCCCGTGGAGCTCGTGCTTGCACCCCGAGGCTGA
- the ftsL gene encoding cell division protein FtsL: protein MSEPRRRIELLPVIAAILIVASFSAAGLFHTWLRIEGLRIGYAISQATSEQRVLQRENERLHLEVATLEAPARIERIARQELGMRAPGASEVTVVREPANAPTKVARRDTPAAVEARGDG, encoded by the coding sequence ATGTCTGAGCCCCGGCGCCGCATCGAGCTCCTGCCGGTGATCGCGGCGATCCTCATCGTCGCCTCCTTCTCGGCGGCCGGCCTCTTCCACACCTGGCTGCGGATCGAGGGGCTGCGGATCGGCTACGCCATCTCCCAGGCCACCAGCGAGCAGCGGGTCCTCCAGCGAGAGAACGAGCGCCTGCACCTGGAGGTCGCGACCCTCGAGGCGCCGGCCCGGATCGAGCGCATCGCCCGCCAGGAGCTGGGCATGCGCGCCCCGGGCGCCAGCGAGGTCACCGTCGTGCGCGAGCCGGCGAACGCGCCCACCAAGGTCGCCCGCCGCGACACCCCGGCGGCCGTCGAGGCCCGAGGGGATGGCTAG
- the rsmH gene encoding 16S rRNA (cytosine(1402)-N(4))-methyltransferase RsmH encodes MASSANAPHGHHPVMEAEVRALLEPVLGPGKRALDCTLGRGGHTALLLATGAEVIALDRDRDAIEAARARFGDEPRLTLVHAPFSEAGAILAGRGGRVDALFADLGVSSPQLDVAARGFSFQENGPLDMRMDQTRSASLAERLAAVDTDTLAGVLWRYGDEKASRKIARAILAALEEGELTGTRRLAELVAGLVPPGRSGGKRGRRIHPATRTFQALRIWVNDELAELEALLASLPSVLRTGGRAAFLSFHSLEDRPVKQALRELARGCTCPPDFPVCACGKVARGRLLTRKGLEPDADEIARNPRARSAHLRALEWLEVSDV; translated from the coding sequence ATGGCATCGAGCGCAAACGCACCTCACGGACACCATCCGGTGATGGAGGCCGAGGTGCGCGCGCTGCTCGAGCCGGTCCTCGGCCCGGGCAAGCGCGCCCTCGACTGCACCCTCGGCCGCGGCGGGCACACCGCCCTGCTCCTGGCCACCGGCGCCGAGGTCATCGCCCTCGATCGCGATCGCGACGCGATCGAGGCGGCCCGCGCCCGCTTCGGTGACGAGCCCCGCCTCACCCTCGTGCACGCCCCCTTCTCCGAGGCCGGGGCGATCCTCGCCGGACGGGGAGGGCGGGTCGACGCCCTCTTCGCCGACCTGGGGGTCTCCTCCCCGCAGCTCGACGTCGCCGCCCGCGGCTTCTCCTTCCAGGAGAACGGGCCCCTCGACATGCGGATGGACCAGACCCGCAGCGCCTCCCTCGCCGAGCGCCTCGCCGCGGTCGACACCGACACCCTGGCCGGCGTGCTCTGGCGCTACGGCGACGAGAAGGCCTCCCGGAAGATCGCCCGGGCCATCCTCGCCGCCCTCGAGGAGGGTGAGCTCACCGGCACCCGGCGCCTCGCCGAGCTCGTCGCCGGCCTCGTGCCCCCCGGGCGCTCCGGGGGCAAGCGGGGCCGCCGGATCCACCCGGCCACCCGCACCTTCCAGGCCCTGCGGATCTGGGTCAACGACGAGCTCGCCGAGCTCGAGGCCCTCCTGGCGAGCCTCCCCTCGGTGCTGCGCACCGGCGGGCGGGCGGCCTTCCTCTCCTTCCACTCCCTCGAGGACCGGCCGGTGAAGCAGGCCCTGCGGGAGCTGGCCCGGGGCTGCACCTGCCCCCCCGACTTCCCGGTCTGCGCCTGCGGCAAGGTCGCCCGCGGCCGCCTGCTCACCCGCAAGGGCCTCGAGCCCGACGCGGACGAGATCGCCCGCAACCCCCGGGCCCGCTCGGCCCACCTGCGCGCCCTCGAGTGGCTGGAGGTGAGCGATGTCTGA
- a CDS encoding STAS domain-containing protein: protein MPRIETRTGVVVITPEGDINHSEMVRVKNVISESLRQGQTRFVLDLTEVDHINYMTLGVLVERAGRLHRSGGALFLAGLSGYLEKILRFTGVDELFQIFDTPELACVAHGAQRMQRSYDLVAGASGSWVPQMN, encoded by the coding sequence ATGCCGAGAATCGAGACCCGAACTGGTGTGGTGGTCATCACCCCCGAGGGCGACATCAACCACTCCGAGATGGTGCGCGTGAAGAACGTCATCTCGGAGAGCCTGCGCCAGGGTCAGACGCGCTTCGTCCTCGATCTCACCGAGGTCGATCACATCAACTACATGACCCTCGGGGTCCTGGTGGAGCGCGCGGGCCGGCTGCACCGCAGCGGCGGCGCGCTCTTCCTGGCGGGGCTCTCGGGCTACCTCGAGAAGATCCTGCGCTTCACCGGTGTCGACGAGCTCTTCCAGATCTTCGACACCCCGGAGCTCGCTTGCGTGGCGCACGGCGCACAGCGAATGCAACGCTCCTACGATCTTGTTGCCGGCGCGAGTGGAAGCTGGGTCCCGCAGATGAACTGA
- the mraZ gene encoding division/cell wall cluster transcriptional repressor MraZ, whose translation MFRGEFEHAIDPKGRTSLPASFREQLSTGGSDRLVATAGLDACLLLYPLQAWEELERKLAALPSMDQRVRTVKRALIGRAHEISADRHGRILIPPPLRSYAGFEREIVFVGQLSFIELWARDKWTPDAQSFDPAEVQAAIADLDLEI comes from the coding sequence ATGTTCAGGGGGGAATTCGAGCACGCCATCGACCCGAAGGGGCGGACCAGCCTCCCGGCGTCCTTCCGAGAGCAGCTCTCGACGGGGGGATCGGACCGGCTGGTGGCGACCGCAGGCCTCGACGCCTGCCTCCTGCTCTACCCCCTGCAGGCCTGGGAGGAGCTCGAGCGCAAGCTCGCCGCCCTGCCCTCGATGGACCAGCGGGTCCGGACCGTCAAGCGCGCCCTGATCGGCCGGGCCCACGAGATCTCGGCCGACCGCCACGGCCGCATCCTCATCCCCCCTCCGCTCCGGTCCTACGCGGGCTTCGAGCGCGAGATCGTCTTCGTGGGCCAGCTCTCCTTCATCGAGCTCTGGGCCCGCGACAAGTGGACTCCCGACGCGCAGTCCTTCGACCCGGCCGAGGTTCAGGCCGCCATCGCCGATCTCGACCTCGAGATCTGA